A segment of the Posidoniimonas polymericola genome:
CGAACCCCTGCAAGTGAGCCATTGTGTCGCAGAAGGCCGAGTAGTGGAGCTGCTTGCGAATCTCGTCGGTAAGCGCTCGCCCGCCAACCACGATTTGCGACCTGTCGGCGACCTGCGACCGGAACGCCTGGAACTCGGCCAAGAACCCGGGCGGGTCGGTGAGGTAGCTGCAACTAATCCAGACTACCTTCGGACGCTCGCTCTGGACCGCGTCTGCCAGGCTGGCGAGCGGGATATTCTCGCCGAGCGAAGTCGCCCGCCAGCCGAGGTCGCTCAACACCAGGCGGGTCATGTCATTCGGCAGGCTGTAGTAGTCGCCAGCGGTCGACGCCCCGATCGCGAGCGGCGCGTCTGGCTCGGGCGGCTGGCAGAGGTTCTGCAGGTCGACGAGCGTCTGCTCGACAATCCCGCACGCCCGGCGCTCCTGGTAGATCGACACTTGCCCTGTTTCCCACAGGGCGCCGACGCGGTGCATTGCCGGGGCAAGGACCGCGTCGCACAGCTCGGCCATGCCCACCCTTGCGACCGCCAGCTCGACGCCAATCTGTCTGGCGGTTGCCTCCTCGCCTGCGGTGATGGCGGCCGTGAATCGATCGACCGCGCCCGCCAGGCAGGGCCTGCGGACAGTCGCTGGCGCCACCAGGCCTATGGCCGCGGGTTCCACCACCCGCCGATCGGTCCGCTTCAGAAAATCGAGCAGCTCGCTCATCGGCACCCGACGGTGCCCCCCGGCGGTGTGCTCGGCGCGGATCAGCCCACCGTCGCACCAACGCTTGATCGAGGACTCGCTGACATCGAGCGCCCGGGCGATCTGCTTGGGAGAGAGTAGCTGCTGTAAATCGGTACCGCTCACGGAATTTGGTCTCGATGGCGCCCGTTTTGCCCGCTTCTCTATCGCTGCAACCAACCGCATCGCTGAGCAGGCCCTCCCTTATTTCAACCTTAGCCTCTGCATTCGACCACTAAAAGAACATTTTTCGGTAGAAGCAGCTTGCAAGGTGCCCCTTAAACCGATACGATTCAAATGAACGATTTGAACGTTTCACTAATCTTGGAGTCTCCGATGGCGACCGCCACTGCTACCCGCACTCCCAATCGCCGCTCACGGGCTGCTAGGGTCCAGCGCGGCGAACAACTGCTTTCATCGGGATTCACCTACATCGGCTGCGAAGCGATCGCTTCGGCAGACCTCCAGCCCGCCGAAGCAATCCGCCAAGCCGAGCGGCTGCTAGACGGAGACCAAGACCGGGTCGGCAAGATGTGCGAGGAGGAGATCCTCACCCCGCAGCACGAACGCGACCTGTTCCACTCGCTCAACTTGCTGAAGCGGCTCGCCGCCGAAATCGCGGAGGGTGTGAACCGGAGCAACCCGAAGAGTGCCGAACTCGACGAGATCGAGAGCCTGTCCAAGGCGGCATTGCAGGTCCGCGACTACATTATCCGCTCGAATCTGCGACTCGTTTACGCGGTCGTCAAGAAAACGCTCGGATCGAACAGCACGCTCGGGTTCGACGAGTTCGTCAGCGACGGCGTCTGCACGTTGATGAACGCGGTTGAGAAGTTCGACTACAGCCGCGGTTTCCGGTTCAGCACCTACGCGTACCGATCGGTGGCCCGCACGGTCTACCGGGCCATGCTTGCCGCCCAGAAGGAAGAGTCACGGCTCGCCCGGGACGCCGAGGACTGGGCGTTCGAGCAGCAGCCGGAGGAGAGCCCCTCGCTGGCTCACGACGTCGTGGGGGAACGCCTCCGTTCTGCCGCGGCGGCGATGGTCGACAAGCTTGATCGCCGAGAGCAGCTGATCATCCGCAGCCGCTACGCCCTCGGCGCCCACCGCAAGGTCCGCAGCTTTCAGGACATCGCCAATCGCTTGGGGATATCCAAGGAGCGGGTCAGGCAACTCGAGAAGCGTGCCAGCGACAAGCTGCACGAGATGGCCTCTCAGCTCGACCACGACGAGCTGTTTGGCGCCGCGCTGGCCTAGCTCGGCGACGCGATTCCGCGAGTCAGCTCCGCGGCGCGACTCAGTGCCCCCGCTCTACGATTGGCGGCGCCGATCTTTGCTGCCCCGCACCCAACCCTCTGCCAGTGGCCCTCTGCCAGTGGGCAGCAGGGCATCGGCGTGGTGATTTCTGTCGCCAGCGTTCCTCGGTCACATTCTCTCTCAAGTGACCTCCCAAGCCCCCTCGCCCACGCAGCCACCCCACTCACGGGAAATTCTCCGCTGCGGGCCGCGGTTGCTACCACGGCAATGGGCTGAGTCGGGCGATTAGGCATCGTCTTCGGACTACCGGGTAAGCCGGGGCAGCCGAATATCCGATACACCCGAAAGACTCTGCCATGCTGCGCGCAGGGCGAAGCGATAGCATTACTATCACGCCACCCGAGAATTCATGCCAACCCAACGGTCGCAACCGCAGGGCAAACACCGCTCGCTTGGGCCGAAGGGCCCCGGCGCGTTGGTCGCCATGCTGCTCTGCGCCGGCTGGGTCGGATTCTGGGCGAGCGGCGCCCCGCGCCCGCTCGCGAACAACCCGCCGGTCCCCAGCCCTGCGGCCACGCAAACCGGCGCGGCAGACGCGTCCGTGGTCCGTCGGCCGGTCGACCTGCTGGCAGTAGACGGGCCGCGGCTGGCGGCGGTCCATCAAGCCGTGGAATGGCGTGAGGCCCCGCTCGCGCACAGCGTGACGCCCGTGGTCTCGGACCGGTACCTGGTTGCGCAGGCGCCGCTGACGCCGGAGTACCTGCCCCGCGAGCCGCTGCCGCCGCCGGTTCCGTCGCCGCCGACCCCAGCCAACGGGTCTCCGACGACCAACGAGCCGCCCAGGCAAGTCCTGCTGCCGATCGATCAAGCAGGCGCGATTAACGGCTCGGTCGAGGCCACCGGCGAGCTGGTCTCGGTGGCGGTCCGCGAGGCGCCGCTGCACTCGGTGCTGTCGCTGCTCGCCCAGCAGCAGGGGCTGAGCATCGTCGCCAGCAGCAGCCTGACCCAGCCGGTCACCGTCACGCTGCAGCCGACCTCGTTGGAGAATGCGCTCGACGCGTTGCTCGCGGTCGCGGGCTGCACCTGGACCAGCCGCAACGGCGTGATCTACGTCACGGCGATGACCAAGGAGGGCTCTTCCAGCCCGTTCTTCCAGGGGCGCGAGGTGCGTCTGTTCTCGCTGAACTACGCCTCGGCCGAGGACGTCGAGAAGGTGGTGGCCGGTCTGCTCTCGCCGGTCGGCAAGGTGTTCATCCGCCAGGTCAGCCCGACCGACAAGCTGCGGACCGTCGAGCAGGTGGTGGTCGAGGACCTGCCACCGTTCATCGAGCGGATCGCCGACTACATCGCCCAGGCCGACCAGATGCCGCGCCAGGTCATGATCGAGGCCCACATCCTGCAGGTGCGGCTCGGCAAGGACAAGGCGCACGGCGTCAACTTCGACGCCCTCACCCGCCTGAGCGGCGCCAAGGTGCAGCTCTGGAGCAAGGGCCTGGCGAGCGAGGACGGCCCGGGCATGGTGTTCACGGTCGACGGAACCGACTTCAACAGCGTGATCGACTGTATCACCAACACCACCGACGCCAAGACGCTCGCCTCGCCCAAGACGCTGGTGATCAACGGGCAGGAGTCGAAGATTCAAATCGGCAGCCGGCTGGGCTACTTCGTCACCACGACGACCCAAACCAGCACCCTGCAGGACGTCCAGTTCTTGGAGGTGGGCGTCGTGCTGCACGTGACGCCGATGATCACCGCGGACGGGCAGGTGCTGATGCAGGTGGCGCCGAAGGTCTCGAGCGGCGACATCAACCCCGTGACCACGCTGCCCGAAGAAGAAACCACCGAGGTCGACACGTCGGTCCTGGTGCCGGACGGCCACGGCATCATCATCGGCGGGCTGATCCAGGAGTTCAACACCGAGCGGCAGAGCAAGCTCGGCTGGGCGGGCGACCTGTGGGGCATCGGCAGGCTGTTCCAACGCCGCTCGGTCGACCGCGAGCGGAACGAGGTGATTGTCGCCCTGCTGCCGCGGATTGTGCCGTGCGGCTCTTGCGAAGAGGCGACCGAGTACGACCGGGCCACCACGCCGCTGCTCGAGCCACACCTGGCCCCGGCCTACCGGCCCTGGGAACCCGCGCTGCCGGACGCGACCCACCGCCCGCTGTGGGCAATCAAGTCGGCGCCAGCAGCCGCGCACAACGAGGCAGGGGAGTGCACCGAGGTCGTCGCGGAGCCGGTCGTCGCGGAGCCGGTTGTCGCAGAGCCACTCGGAATGCAACCCACCGTTGTCGAGCAGCCGTCGGAGTCACTTGAAGTCCTCCGCCTGCCGGCGATCAACTAGCACGCCCCTGGCTTGCCGAGCACCTACAGGGCGATAGCGGGAATCACCGCGTCGAACGCGCCCACGCCCGGGACGATCGCCCGCACCTTCAGCACCGCGTAGGCCGGCGCGATGGCGTCTGGGTCGACGGGCCGCAGCGGGACCTGGAGCGCGGCCCCGCGGAAGTCGCCGCTGTCAGCGGCGATGCGTCCCGACCAGCGCTGCACCTCCACCGGTTGGCTCCGACCGTGGCGGCCGAAACCGTAGAGGTGCAGCTCGGTGTTGATGGTCGCCGCGACAGGGACCGGGTTGCCGGCGATGTCCCGCAGCTGCACGTAGAGCTGGACGCCGTCGACGCCGGCGTCGGCGTCCCAGTTGGCGGCCTGGGCGATTGCCTGCAACGCGGCGACCGGCGGCCGCGGCGTCGGCGCGGGGGCGGCGACGAATACCACCCCGCCGGCCGGGTCGCCCGCCGGCGGCAGCTCGATTGGGCTGATCGCACCGACCGCTACCACATGGGCGGCCGGCGTGCGGCTGGCCAGCGTAACCCCTGCGCGGGTCACGGCCAGCCACAGCTCTTGGTTGGTGGTGCGGGGGTCGATCTCGCCCCGCAGGGTGCGGCCGTCGACGGTAGCGACCCACACCGACTCGCCTACCTCGATCCCGCTCCACGGCTCGGCGCCCGCCGGCGGCAGGGCGCCGGCGATCAACACAAGGACGACAGCCAGGGCAGGGCGGGTCACGGCGGCAATCTCCAAAGGCGAGCCAGGGGTTCGCCAGTCAGAGTTCGCAATCGGGGCGCCAGGAGCCGCGCCGCGGGCTGTGCGACGCGTTTGAGCCTGCTATCGCAGTGTCTGCAGCCGATCGCCCGCCGCGACGTGAATCGCCCTGTGGCGGAAACGCCCCGGGGGGCGTCGCCAAAACGCAACGCCGGACAAGCGTGCGATCGCCCGCCGTACCGCTCCGAAGGAGGGCGCCGCTACCGCCAGCTGCCCGGCACGATGACGACCGGGTCGGTCTGGTCGAAGCCCGGCGGCGGGGTGGTGGAGTAGGCATCGTCGTACTTGATGACAGGCAGCGTCTGGTTCTGCAGACGGCACTCGCCACCGACGAGAACCACGCCGCGGAGGTCGGGCTGGCGGTCGTTGCCCCCGCCGTCGATCGTGAGGTTGCCGGTGCAGTAGATGAGGCCGGCAATCGAAGAAATGAACGAGTCGGACTTGTCGGTGTCTTCCTCGCCCTGGTACGGCGTGCCGGTGTTGTTATAAGACGGCGATAGAAGCCACTCGGCCAGGTTCCCATCCTTGGTTGATATTTCGATGTCCCCATCAACCAGCAGAGCGGGGTAGTGCGGGTAGGCGGGTTCCCAGTTGATCTTGTCTGACAGGTAGACCTTTTTACCGGGCGCCAAGTTGGTGACGACTAGGGTGCCCACGATGCGACTGGTGGAAATGGATAAGTCTTTCCCCTGCGTGTCAATGACATAGATCCCATCCGAGTTCTTGCCGGCCCAGCTGGAGTTTGGGCTGAGGAGGGTCATACTGATGATCGCCGACCCAAAGACCGCTGGCTTAACCACCGTGCCCATTTGCTCATAGTAATCGAACACCATGCTGGGGGTTGGCAGGGCTCGCATTGTCGCCGGCGCGGTCTGCGAGCCGGTAATCGTGCCGTTGTTGTCGATCGACTGGCCCTCGACATCGCCGGTCACCACGCCGTCGACACGGAACTCGTCGTTGCACGCGGCCGGCGCGTCCTCGACGGTCAACTCGCAATCGCCATCAATCTGCAGCTTCCCCTCGACCAACAGACCGCAGCCGAGGTCGACCGGCAGGGCGAGGTCGACCGTCAGCGTGCAGGCGGCGTCGCCGACCTTGGCGGTCCCAGAGAGTGTGCGGTTCAGGCCGCCGGCGCCCCCGAGCCGCCAGTTGTACGCCCCGCGCCCGGCCGCGACCGGCGTGGCCGGGTAGTTGGTGTCGACCGCGTAGGTGGTCAGCCAGTTGGCGTCGGCGTTGAACACCGCGACCGCGTGCTCGATCGCCGACTGCGCCAACAGCCGGGCCTCGAGCCGGTCGGCCGCCTGGGTGGTCGCCGCCAGCTGCGTGCGGGCGGCGTGCATGCCGGCCAGCGCAATCACTGACACGATCGTGCTGACCCCCAGCACGGCCAGGTAGAGCGTTCCGCGGCGTTGTCGATGATGGCGATGCATCGGGAGGTCCCAGCGACTACTCGGCGTGGTTGAACAGGCTCGCCCCGCCGCGCAGCGTGCCGCCGCCGGCTGTGAGGTCGTGCGAGACGTACCCCTGCACGGTCGTGTCGACCGCCGGCGGCTGCTCCCCCGCGCCCCACCGCGAGCGGTACGCGGTCAGCACGGTGGCGCGGCCCGCCGGGTCGGTCACGGTCACGGTGATCCGCTTCAGCCCCGCGTCAGTAGCCGAGGCCTGCGTCGGGTCGGCGAGTGTCGCGTAGACAACGCTGCACTGCTGTGTCCAACCGGTGTAGCCAGAGATTGCCGCGCCCGCCCTCGTGCGTGGCGGCGACTGCGAGAGGTTGTAGTAGTCGTCGACATCGTCCCAGGCGGTGCGGACGGCGACCGGTTCGCCGGTCTCGACGCCGAACGTCGGCGGGTCGTCGGGGTCCTCGTACGCCTGCTGCAGCACCTCGGCCATCAGCTGCTCGCCGAGCGAGTGCCCTTGGTAACTTTCGCGGGCCTGGCTCCAGGTGCGGAGCACACTGCCGGTGGCGTTCATTGCGCCGACCATCACTAGGCCGACCAGTGGGATCGACACCACCACCTCGGCAAGCGAAATCCCTGCGCGTCGGCGAGCGGGCCGCTTGCCGCGATGTCGCATCGGCAATTCTGCGTATGGGTGATTCGTGTGCATAGGGGTCATTCTCGCAAGCGTCATTCGGGCGCGATAGCGATTGTGATCGTTAACGATTCTTCACTGGCATTGAGATTAAAATCTGCGGACCCGCTGTCGGCGGCTTCGTCCTGATAGACGAATCCGGCTCCCCCCGAGCACGACTTGCTCCCGGAGCCGCTAGCTCCCATCGTCACAATCCGATGCCCGCTCAATCCTGGATCGCCCGTGGTGATGTCGTCGTCGTCGAAGGCGCCGATTCGCAGAATCATGGTCCGTTCGACGGTCGATACAACCGCAGGACTAGCAGGCGTCGATGACGCAGAACCGTCCTGTACACTGCTGACTGCGTTGAACGGGTTGTCTCGGTCGTAGCGACTGAACCGCATGATCCAGCCATAAAACTGATGGCTCGCACTTGTCGAGAAAGTGTAGTCAAGGGGCTCGAACGCCTCGGCGATCTTCCACCACACCGCGAGAGTGATCTCGGAAGAAGAGTGCACCTCCTGATCGATCTCTATCCATCCACCACCTGCGGGAGGCGTAGCGACCTCATCGCTGTTAGTCACCACGACGGAAATAAGCAATTCGCCTGATTCAACTCCCACGGGAACGGGAACCGCGATGCTTGATACATTCTTACCGCTCACCTCGGCGAACCCTTCAAAGCCCACGTACCACCGCATGCCCCAGTCGCCGGTGTCGTACGGCGTGGGCGTCGGCGCGGCGCCGGTCCTGTCGCGGCTCAAGTAGCCGAACGTCGAGTCGGTGACGCCCGTCAGCAGGGACGCTGTGAAGCCTTGCCTGGTAAGGCTCAGCGTCCCCGCGGCCGAGTCGTACGCGTAGGTCAGGGTCTCTTCAACGCCGTCGTCGTCCTCGTCGGGGACGGTGAAGGTGACGGTGCTGGCGGTGCGTGTGGTGAAGCCGGTGGCCCGGCCCAGGTCGCGGAGCATCTCGGCCTGGACGCCGGCGGCTTGCGTGGCGGCGGCCGCCGCCGGCTGGCCCTCGCAGGCCTCGAGCGTTAGGAACAGCGACGCCGCCAGGCCGCCCATCAGCACGCTGGCGGCGGCCATGCTCAGCACGAGTTCGACCAGCGTGTACGCTGCGCGTTGATTCACGGCCACAGGCGGGCCCTCCCGGTGACGCCGTCGACCACGACGGTCTGCTGCACGCTGTTCACGCTGACAGATATCGAGCCCCCTTGGTCGGGACGCCCGAACGGGTTGAACGTGACGCCCGTGTCCGTGCCGCTGACGCCGAACGCCACGCTCTCGATCGCAGCGGGGTAGGGTGAGCCCGCCAGGTCGACCGTGTACGCCTGGCCGACGCGGTCCGGCAGGGTCATGCCGGTCAGCTCGTAGGAATTGCTCGCCGCGTCGAACACCACCGGCTGGCTGACCGCCTGGCTCATCGCGTGCTGCCGGGCCCGCTCGAGGTCGGCCACGACCCAGCGGGCGGCCGAGCGGGCCTGCGCGCGGTTCATGGCGCCGATCATCCGCGGCCCGGCGACCGCGGCGAGGATTCCGAGGATGAGCACCGTGATCGTCAGCTCGATGAGCGTGAACCCGCGTCGGCGCCGGGCAGGTCGGTCGAAGATTCTGCGTGTGCTCATGGTGCTTGTCCCCCCGCGGGCGTCGGCCCCTACAGCCCGAGGTCGACCGCGACCGCGTGCGTCAGCAGCTCGCTGGCGTCGATCGGCGCGGGCCGAGTCTGGGGCTCGTCTGCGTCCGGGTTGAGGAGCTGCCGCAGGTGGTCCTGCCAGGTGCGGGTGATGTTGTGCACGTCGTCGGCGGCCGAGAAGAACGCCTGCACCACCTTCGGGTCCCACTGCCGGCCGGCGCCGTTGCGGAGGATCCCCTCGGCCTTCTCCCACGGCATCCCGGCGCGGTACGGGCGGTCGCTGGTCATGGCGTCCCAGGCGTCGGCCACGGCGATCACGCGGGCCGGCAGCGGGATGTCGTCGCCGGCAAGGCCCTCTGGGTAGCCGCTGCCGTCGAGCGACTCGTGGTGGTACAGCACGCCGTCCAGGAAGTTGCGGAACGGCTTGAGCCGCTGCAGCAGCCGCCAGCCGCACTCCGGGTGGCGCTTGATCTGGTCCAACTCCTCGTCGGTCAGCTGCCCCGGCTTGAGCAGCACGTCGTCGCTGACGCCGACCTTGCCAACGTCGTGCAGCAGGCCGGTCAGGTAGATCTCGTGGCACTTGGCCGCGGGCAGGCCCAGCTCCTGCGCGATCCGCTGCGCGAACAGCGCGACGCGGTCGCTGTGGCCACAGGTGTAGGCGTCCTTGGCCTCGATCACGCCGACCAGCGTGTGGATGGCGTCGACCACCAGGTCTTCCTTCTCGCTCACCAGCCGCACGTTGGCGGCGTGGGTCGCCAGCAGCACGGTGGCGGCCTCGAGCAGCGAGGCCTCGGTCGAGCCGATCTCGTCGTGGCCCAGGGCGTCGCTCGAATGGCCCGCCACGGCGGCGGCGATCTTGTTGACCCCCAGCAGCCAGCCGTAGCGGTGCCCGTCCTTGCTGATCGGCGTCAGGACAAAGTTGCGGACGCCTGGCAGCTCGAAGTCGATGTCGTGGGTCGCGTGCTGTGCGTTGAGGTTGATCACCGCCACGCCCGACTGCCGCGCGAAGACCGCGCGGACCGCCTCGGCCCAGGCGTCGTCATCGGCGGCGGTGTCGCCGTTGTGCAGGGTGATCGCGCCGACCTGACCCGGTGCGTGCTCGTCGGCCAGCACCAGGGCGATCCCCTCGAGCCCCGCCACGCGGCGCATCGACGGCAGCACGCCCTCGGCGACCTCCTCCAGCCGCCGGGTGGCGTCGCAGAACTCGACATGGCTCGCCAGCCGGCGGAAGAACGCGAGCTCTTCGAAGCTGTCGGCCAGCTTGTTCGCGTAGTCGTCGGAGAGC
Coding sequences within it:
- a CDS encoding B12-binding domain-containing protein produces the protein MSGTDLQQLLSPKQIARALDVSESSIKRWCDGGLIRAEHTAGGHRRVPMSELLDFLKRTDRRVVEPAAIGLVAPATVRRPCLAGAVDRFTAAITAGEEATARQIGVELAVARVGMAELCDAVLAPAMHRVGALWETGQVSIYQERRACGIVEQTLVDLQNLCQPPEPDAPLAIGASTAGDYYSLPNDMTRLVLSDLGWRATSLGENIPLASLADAVQSERPKVVWISCSYLTDPPGFLAEFQAFRSQVADRSQIVVGGRALTDEIRKQLHYSAFCDTMAHLQGFVEAIKA
- a CDS encoding GspH/FimT family pseudopilin; this encodes MSTRRIFDRPARRRRGFTLIELTITVLILGILAAVAGPRMIGAMNRAQARSAARWVVADLERARQHAMSQAVSQPVVFDAASNSYELTGMTLPDRVGQAYTVDLAGSPYPAAIESVAFGVSGTDTGVTFNPFGRPDQGGSISVSVNSVQQTVVVDGVTGRARLWP
- a CDS encoding sigma-70 family RNA polymerase sigma factor, with the translated sequence MNDLNVSLILESPMATATATRTPNRRSRAARVQRGEQLLSSGFTYIGCEAIASADLQPAEAIRQAERLLDGDQDRVGKMCEEEILTPQHERDLFHSLNLLKRLAAEIAEGVNRSNPKSAELDEIESLSKAALQVRDYIIRSNLRLVYAVVKKTLGSNSTLGFDEFVSDGVCTLMNAVEKFDYSRGFRFSTYAYRSVARTVYRAMLAAQKEESRLARDAEDWAFEQQPEESPSLAHDVVGERLRSAAAAMVDKLDRREQLIIRSRYALGAHRKVRSFQDIANRLGISKERVRQLEKRASDKLHEMASQLDHDELFGAALA
- a CDS encoding type II secretion system protein GspD, producing the protein MPTQRSQPQGKHRSLGPKGPGALVAMLLCAGWVGFWASGAPRPLANNPPVPSPAATQTGAADASVVRRPVDLLAVDGPRLAAVHQAVEWREAPLAHSVTPVVSDRYLVAQAPLTPEYLPREPLPPPVPSPPTPANGSPTTNEPPRQVLLPIDQAGAINGSVEATGELVSVAVREAPLHSVLSLLAQQQGLSIVASSSLTQPVTVTLQPTSLENALDALLAVAGCTWTSRNGVIYVTAMTKEGSSSPFFQGREVRLFSLNYASAEDVEKVVAGLLSPVGKVFIRQVSPTDKLRTVEQVVVEDLPPFIERIADYIAQADQMPRQVMIEAHILQVRLGKDKAHGVNFDALTRLSGAKVQLWSKGLASEDGPGMVFTVDGTDFNSVIDCITNTTDAKTLASPKTLVINGQESKIQIGSRLGYFVTTTTQTSTLQDVQFLEVGVVLHVTPMITADGQVLMQVAPKVSSGDINPVTTLPEEETTEVDTSVLVPDGHGIIIGGLIQEFNTERQSKLGWAGDLWGIGRLFQRRSVDRERNEVIVALLPRIVPCGSCEEATEYDRATTPLLEPHLAPAYRPWEPALPDATHRPLWAIKSAPAAAHNEAGECTEVVAEPVVAEPVVAEPLGMQPTVVEQPSESLEVLRLPAIN
- a CDS encoding HD-GYP domain-containing protein: MHDPTDTSSRELANQLSTQFGSPFDAWQAAPEGWACGDDPRGTASAELAAWFDSLAASGAKEPSTTRLADGLWVACPVGGGRVVAGVVALTPEQMAGRLAAAAVEHGESKQQVVELRELSDDYANKLADSFEELAFFRRLASHVEFCDATRRLEEVAEGVLPSMRRVAGLEGIALVLADEHAPGQVGAITLHNGDTAADDDAWAEAVRAVFARQSGVAVINLNAQHATHDIDFELPGVRNFVLTPISKDGHRYGWLLGVNKIAAAVAGHSSDALGHDEIGSTEASLLEAATVLLATHAANVRLVSEKEDLVVDAIHTLVGVIEAKDAYTCGHSDRVALFAQRIAQELGLPAAKCHEIYLTGLLHDVGKVGVSDDVLLKPGQLTDEELDQIKRHPECGWRLLQRLKPFRNFLDGVLYHHESLDGSGYPEGLAGDDIPLPARVIAVADAWDAMTSDRPYRAGMPWEKAEGILRNGAGRQWDPKVVQAFFSAADDVHNITRTWQDHLRQLLNPDADEPQTRPAPIDASELLTHAVAVDLGL